The Coccinella septempunctata chromosome 6, icCocSept1.1, whole genome shotgun sequence genome segment CTATAAATAATCCACTCAAGAAAGAGAAAAagcaaaaaatattatattccctaattattgaatttagattaaaaaatttattgcaaaACAACTGAATACCTTTATCGGAAGTCACAACGTgggaaatgaaaattattcaacattAACATCAAATAGCTACCTACTTCACAAGGAATACAGAATTTTTGTCCACTGAAAAGAAATTTAGTGTAGTGAAATTGGTACCTACATTATAACAGTACACAAATCTTTTTTTCTCGCATTTATACAATAGAGGTTTTGGATTATAAATGTGGATTTTTATCAATGattaatggaaaaaaaattgataaagaaATTCAGCTATCACTGTATCTTAACATGCGATTGAGTACCACAGGTTTTCAGTTTAGCTCTCAATCAAGCCAGAACGTAAATGTTAAGAATTGTATGTTCACAACTGTTATTATATAGTTTCCATAGCGAAGAGAAATATTTGCAAAATGGTGAAGGTGCCGGTTGACTAGATAAAATATTAATAACTAGCTGTAACCACCTTCAGCGCAGGACAAATTTTTCTTTACAAAAACTTTACCCATGGACCTGAAGGTCCCTCCTGAAGAAAAACCTTTTCCTTCAAATGATGTAGTTCCTCCTGTGAAAGGATAATGCATATCTCAATTCTAACAGTGACGATATAGGTATAAGTACAATTTCGTAAAATTGgaatatattgatttgaaattaCTGCTGCAAAGAGCATTTCAAATTAGAATTGAATATTGAAGTTAActatgaaattaattttcatatttgtaGATAAAATATAAAATCTCAGTGGAAATACCTAAACAAATACAGCATTGTCCTGAACAAATTTATACGATTCTTACGGGTTACAACTGATATTCTTTTGACATCTTTTAGACATCGATGAAGCTCTATATTCTAACATGGATGTTGCTAGATCTAAAAGAGTTATAGGTACATTGAAagtttggaaaatatttcagtgTGGAATCTTAAAATCTTCATTCAGATGAAGTAAGTATGTCACTTCAGATTAATGGTGATTTCTAATGGTGAAAGAGGCATTTCTAAATTCATTTCAGTAGTTTGACAGTTCATTTCATTAGatacaaacaaaaaattaattcctcTTCGGCTTTTCAGAACATTAGTGTATATTCCGAATCTCAGAAAAAGCCATTCCATGCGAAATTTCAAGAAAGTTCATTTTTTCGTTTACTTCAATAGTTATTCTGCTGTTCACGTCAAAGACAGATCCAAAATCATGTAAATCGGTACAGCATGCAGCTGTTCTCGAGAGATagttttatatattatataagatTCAGCTCACTTTATCTCCGAACAAATGGTTTTCCATGGATTACATCATATTTTTTGCTATGGCTACGAAGATAGCTATGGCTACGAAAGTGGCTACAGCTACGAAAGTGACTACAGCTACGAAAGTGGCTACAGTGACGAAAGTGGCTACAGCTACGAAAATGGCTACAGCTACGAAGGTGGCTACGGGTATGATGGTGAGAAGATAGATACGAAAGTGAGTAAGTACGAAGGTGACTTACGAAAGTGACCGAGGCTACGAAGATAGTTATGACTGCTAAGGTAGCTAAGGTTACGACTCTGTTGCTATGTGTGCGAAGATGACTATGACTACGAAAGTGGCTACGGCTGAGAAGGTGGCTATAAAGGTGGCTACAGCTATGAAAATAACGATGGCTATGAAGGTGACAATGAGTAATAAGGCGACTACGGCTAAAAAGATGGCTATGAAAGTGGCTAAAGCTTCCAAGGTTACGACTACGAAAATAGCTACGCCTACAAAATTGGCTAAGGCTACGAAGGTGACTGTTGAAGCATTTATATCAAATATTACTTTGTCAAATTTTAAAAGATTGAATCGAGTTATAGTGATCAGTTTCTATAGTTTTAGAAAATATATGATATATTATCTCGAATTCCGTTAACTCTAATTGCAGATATTCTTCTTTGTGTAGATTTCTGAGCATATTAATCTGAAGAATTGGCAGGCTCGAAAATTCTGAATTATCGAGTCATATACGAATGCGAGTAAGAATAGGCTAATTAGCCTTTTCTAACAAATAATTATTTGATGCTCGTAAATCAAGATCACTCCATAATGAATCaaagttttcatcaaattcacgTACCCAAAACGTACGCTACCAAGAAATTTTCACAAGGAACAACTTTTACGTGAGGAAAcgctgaatattttttttaagcgAACATTTACGCATTCCTCTTCATCTACCCGATTATACGATACATTATATTTTGCGTATAATAGAGGGAGGAGCGTATATTCCCCACAAATTAAACATTAAGAGGTCGATAATGATCAATCTTATGCATCAATTGTCTAGCGATTGGGTGTTTTTGCTGTTGTTTGTCTCCTCAGAGCCGCTTGGAATATTCAAAAGTTGATTATGTATTAATTTGTTGGTATGAGAATTACTATTCAGAAAAGTGAACATCCCTGATTGTGTTTGTAATTTTTCAGATTATACTGATTGTATTTCTattattccgagaaaaatcaACAATAACTCAGGTCAGGGACAAGAGGTACAGTTATGAATAAACAGTTACCATACTAATTTATACATTGCAATATTTCGAATATGATTCATTATTTTAATGTCCGAGTTCATTATTTTCTGCAATTTTTGTTAACTTATGGATTCGGTTCAATCAgtcaaaaagaaaaataaatcatttcagCTTCCAATAATGGTAAAAGTGATTATTCATATTGTTAGTTAAATAATGTTGATCGCAGTATTAAATAATTTCGTAATACTAATTTTATATGATAATAGAACATTGACCATCAAGTTCCCAGACATGAAGTCTTCTCTTCTGATTAAATTCTTCGTACGTCTGTGAATCTAtgaaagtttttcaaaattttgagaaTCTCATTCATCCATGATAAGCACTCCTTGCGAGAAACTGACTCGAATATAATAATCATTTAGGGATATGGCTAGTTTAGGAAACGTCAATCAAAATTTAAtggtccattaaaattttaatcctctATTAAACGGGGTATATACGCCGCTTAATGAAGGATTCAAATTTTAATGGAACTTTTAGTGAAAAAGAAGAAAGTACCTTAGTAACAGCAAGTTCGCTGATTGGCTACTACTTACTACTACTACTTAGTGAgttataaactgaaaatgagatGGATCATTACGTGATATATCACTTGCCATTAACCAACAACTAAACAACTTTATCTTCATTACGAAGTTAAATCCGAAAGCTCCAAAAGTTCAATAATACCAATGTCTCAACATATTTGATATCATATTTTCTATAAATATAAATAGATACACGTATTAGAACTTCAGCGAGGCATCAGAAGCTGCGTTTAAAAATGTCGGCTTCTTTGGATTCAATGGACGTGCATTCCGATTTAGGAAACTTAATGCCGGAAGCAGGCCATATTGGATCTAGGTAGACCAACCGCCAGCGCAATTGTCCCACATGGCCCGACGATCTTATCTCAAACCATTCCATATTAATTATTAAATTTAGTTATATCTCAATCACCAGATCGGCTTATCGCAACCGTAGATGTATGAGACAAATAATAATTGGCAGTTGTTAAGAATTCCTGTCTTGATTTATGGCAATACATTCCAGAGAAGATATCCCGATAGTAGATCTACATGATAGTTTTTCAGTCACTGTTATTGCTATTTTATGCAACAGTCAATCATCAAATTATTCGGTGGATGGACTTATATTATTACCTTCGAAAGTGaaacaataataaatatttcaattatgaGCACATATTATCATTGCAACAATCATCACCAACAAAAGTTGTTGCTGATATTTGATATTACTGCTATGCCTCAGATTCAAGTGGAGACAATTTAATATTGTAATATGTAATACGTTCCTGAGACCATTACATTTGCACATAAgaatgaaattaattattgATCTGGGACAAAAATATTTCCCTATGGAAACATCAGGAAACATATTTTGATTGTTTTTATAATATGATTTGATCATGGGGTAGATTCAAATTTCCTCTAATCTCACTTCTTTACCAAAATATTTTTGCTTGTTCTCATCAAAACACAGTTGTTATATTGCATTTTATTCCTTCATAtcatttaaatgaaaataaaagatGAGGATTTATATTTCTCACTACTAACACTAAATAGTTCACAAAGTCGCCACGCTAGCGCTGCAAACAGAGATATCCAGAGAcatccctttctctatggagATATCTCTGGCTgcaacattgaactctatggttcccatagagttcaatgggctGCAATAAATATTATGGCCCTCCACCCTAAAAGGAAAAAAAGATCAAAATCTATGCTTCTGTTATTTGTTTGAGGTTACAAATTTTTATAGGTTAAGTTGAGCGTTGGTTGCATAgacataataatttttattaagtctatggttgGTTGTCAAGAGAAACAAGCAACAAGAAGCGGTTCATTCCTTGGAGTGTTTGTAgctgaatttattttcattcacagTTTTTGAATAGTGTATTGATTTAGTGTCCTCTATCAAATTAAAACATGGCAGACGAAGAATTTGATGATAACGATGTAGCAGACGATTTCGAAGATGAGGTTGAAGATGATGAGGAAATGGAACAAGCCGAAGAAGAAGGCGACAACGTTGAAGTACTGGCTCCAGGTCAAGCTGGAGGAGCAGTTCCGAAAGAAAAACGAATCACGTCTAAATACATGACAAAGTATGAAAGAGCCAGAGTTCTAGGTACAAGAGCACTCCAGATATCGATGTGTGCTCCAGTCATGGTTGAATTAGATGGCGAAACCGATCCACTACAAATTGCAATGAAAGAATTGAAAGAACGAAAAATTCCTATCATCATAAGGAGGTACCTACCAGATAATTCGTATGAAGATTGGGCAATCGATGAGCTGATTATAGTAGATCATTGAaacaatatatgtatatataggtTAAGTAATAAATGTTATTCTTTTACATGCTTAATTTCATTTAATTCAACTTACCTGTACATTTCCCGTGATGTTCCCGCTACTTTCGAGGACTTTTCACTATTTCGAAATATTGGTATGCAAGGAATTTCAAATAAGGGATGCCAAATATTGGAGTTAAAATTCATCGGGGAAATTTAATGTAGtggtaaaaaaaacataaaaattatgGAATATATTTAATGTTATATTTACAGGAATGGGTTTAACGATTTATATTTATAAACTACCAATATCATTAAATCTTTTGAGTTTCTCTGGGAATGGATCTTTGAAAAGTACTGGATCTGCTCGAAATTCAACTGATTGTAAAGGCATTCTGCCAAATATTTTGGCAAATCTGTCAACACATTGAGACCTCTCAACCATATGTCCAATGTCAGCGGACAGCATCTCATTATTGGTACATTCTggacatttgaattttttcctaggtgtaacctgaaaaattacaatttgaatattttaaaaagaagctttggCCAAATCTCAACTCTCTCAATCTGCTTTTGGGGACAAGTGAACTATATAACTAATAGGGTACTTGAATTGTCAAAATTATGATTGCCTGCGGTTACTGTAGGGCAGGCAAACACACACCAGTTCAAAGGAAGGCTTTGCCTGCCCTACGGTAGCCAATTTTGACAACTCGTTAGGGTGCCCTAATCCGAATCTGCAGGTTTTTGATACACTTTTAAGTATTGGGTTGTTCTTTGACATGAATAGAAGACAAATACATAAACGAAATATTAACACAATATTCACCTTAATTGGAGGTTGGTTAGTGACATTAGCTACCAAGAAATTCATTGCAATATCCTCGCAATTCATATTTTCATCTACCCAATCTCTTATTTCAGATGTAAGTTTTTTTGTATACATGTAGCTCCAGTACTTATGTAGAAAAGCTGCCCCAGTTAGAACCATTGATATTTCATTTGTCCATTCAGATTCATATTTCCAGGTTCCAGTTACATTATTCCAAATATGTGTGCGTGAAGGAAAACCTTTGATGAAGTTAAAACAATTACGCACCCTTTTAGACAAACGTACATTCATAAAATccatcgtcaagtaggctatggaattttgaaggttgatgtttTATTCTTACACTTAGTTTCTACTATCTAGTAAATTTGATGAAACAATCAAGCTAGAATTACCCATCCTTATAAAAATCATATCAAAACTTATGCCACAAGCTAACGTCATTGaaataataacattttttcactcTGAGAATAATGTGGTGGTACAAGCTAAGCTCTATGTTTAGACACAGAGTATGAACCTTCAAAactccatagcctacttgactaGGAACTTTTTCGAAAACACAGTATAAGCAATTCACTAAACTGGCCTAGACAAACAAATTCCATATCAAGGACTCACCGACAATTCTATCGGGGAACTCCCTCCAAACCTCATATCCAAATTCCAACTCATCTGCTGTCAACATGACAATATCATCAtcaatatgtaaaattgcttctgTTTCTATTTCTCTATAAGGTATAAACCTATTTGATAATTTATTGGCACGTGTTCTTATGACTTTGACTGGTTTCTGTACCTTGGGAAACTCTGaaactaattgaaaaaaaaacttgtgaaacaaaatataattttacgGCTTTTTCTACTGTCACTGTCCTTAAAAATATGCAATACCAAGGTTAAGATAACAATACCTAATTCAACTACCAATGTTTCATTCAATTAATGCTTACAGTAAATTGAAAAACACTTATACTCACAAGGTGGtggatattttttctgattattCCACACTACAAGTATTTTCATGAGACTAGGAACTTTTGATAATCTTCTGATGAGAGTGAATAAGCTCTCTACCCTATCATACGTTAAAATAACAGCAGTAAAACCGTGTGACTTGGGAGCAGTATGAGGCATGAAAAGAGGGTTCTTGTTCCTCTGAAAATTAATTCATCAAAAATTACAActgtaaaatatctatgaactataattcagaaaatattatcatgaataattgaaaaagtgGTTCAGCAAAGGGACACAGAAgacattcaaattatttcaccttAGAGTGAGGGATATTCCAGTCATCATACATCTTGCACCAGTGGGGATATACTCTATCCTGAAGGATATCAAGAGTTGTGAGTGTAATTTTCTCCATACTTGAAAAATATGCTTtatacaaaaattttatattttgacGCATTTCAATGATGCGTTTTTCTGATATCTGGAAAAAAATAGACATAATAACAATTATTCATACTGATTGGAAAACTCTGGATTTGTATTTACAAACCTTATTTAAAACCTTAACAAGAGTATTTAAGTAATCTtccataatgaaaacagcaGCGCGTTTCCAATCTATCACAGAATTAAATGGCATGACAACACTATTCATTACAACAACGGGTATACAATTAGCAGCCATAGCTTCTAACAGCGTGAATTGGGCCATTCTTTCTCCTCGAAATACAAGGCAGAAGGTACTATGCTTTAAAATTTCTGGAtatgaatatagttttccaGAGTTAATCTCACATCGACTAGTATAATTGTGATTATGGCAGGCGTCTAACATTAAAAATAAAGTTTCCTGCTGATATGCCAGCTTCTGAAGTTCATCTAAATAATATGGATCAATACCCAGCTGGGAAGAAGTGATGTACCAATTCCtaaaaacaagaaaattatGTGAAGGATATACActtataaaatattattatgaaaactaTTATTGATACCTTTTTATTGTAAATAAGTCTATAAAAATTAATGAGAAAATACCTTTTCcttgaaatattatttatttctgcCAGTTTTGCCAGAGGACTGTAAAGGGGCagagaaatatcaaaatttgtacGGAATGAATATGTATCAAAACCTGCTCCTGCTACTATGGCATTTCCTATATCTAAATCAATCACAGTAGACATATCAGGTGGACTACCAGGTAACATATTAAAGATTATGTGATTCTCCCCATTATTCCAACTGAAACAATCGATAGTACAATACTTAATTATCAAAATAGGTAATTTTTCTGTTTTGTCATAAAAATCAACTCGGTaaccaaaatattgattttgaacattgtgataaaattttcagagtgtCATTAAGAGAAAATAATCACTCATGCAATAATGAATTCTGCAAAGTACATATTGTTTCAGAGTGCCCATTGTATACATTCAAATATCATTGAATATCTTCTTATTCAATA includes the following:
- the LOC123316163 gene encoding DNA-directed RNA polymerases I, II, and III subunit RPABC2, with amino-acid sequence MADEEFDDNDVADDFEDEVEDDEEMEQAEEEGDNVEVLAPGQAGGAVPKEKRITSKYMTKYERARVLGTRALQISMCAPVMVELDGETDPLQIAMKELKERKIPIIIRRYLPDNSYEDWAIDELIIVDH
- the LOC123316160 gene encoding exostosin-2, whose translation is MKLSFLLFRASYNINLAVYKTFFITLFIILVISTFSAFSIYYTGLSKDEKTHFTKIDLNFRNAPRVELPSTINTKKRNTNCTHWDCFNIYKCGHTGHDRITVYVYPFKKYFSQDGVPAVSSISKEYFELIKTVVDSNYYTVNPHEACIFLTTIDTLNQERININVTSTALHTLPYWNNGENHIIFNMLPGSPPDMSTVIDLDIGNAIVAGAGFDTYSFRTNFDISLPLYSPLAKLAEINNISRKRNWYITSSQLGIDPYYLDELQKLAYQQETLFLMLDACHNHNYTSRCEINSGKLYSYPEILKHSTFCLVFRGERMAQFTLLEAMAANCIPVVVMNSVVMPFNSVIDWKRAAVFIMEDYLNTLVKVLNKISEKRIIEMRQNIKFLYKAYFSSMEKITLTTLDILQDRVYPHWCKMYDDWNIPHSKRNKNPLFMPHTAPKSHGFTAVILTYDRVESLFTLIRRLSKVPSLMKILVVWNNQKKYPPPFSEFPKVQKPVKVIRTRANKLSNRFIPYREIETEAILHIDDDIVMLTADELEFGYEVWREFPDRIVGFPSRTHIWNNVTGTWKYESEWTNEISMVLTGAAFLHKYWSYMYTKKLTSEIRDWVDENMNCEDIAMNFLVANVTNQPPIKVTPRKKFKCPECTNNEMLSADIGHMVERSQCVDRFAKIFGRMPLQSVEFRADPVLFKDPFPEKLKRFNDIGSL